A segment of the Sporocytophaga myxococcoides genome:
AATCTTAAAGACCTTGCAGTGGGCGGTTCTGCAAAAGCTAATCTAAATAAGAAAATTTCTGCAATATTCTCATCAATATTAAGAAGCTTTAAATATTTTTCTCTTGCATCGCGTAGCTCAGTCAGTAAATGTTCTGGCAGGCCTGCTAAATCATTATGCTTTAATTTTAAAAACATAAGAATAGGGGCCATTAATGGTTGTAAAGCAAGTTGATATTTAGTAGCTGATAACCATAGTCTTTCGACCAGTCTTCCACCTTGAAGGTATGATGAAGCGGAATGTCTAGGAAGAGCTATGAAACCAATAGCAGAAGCAGCATCAAGATTTTTACCGGAAATTTTTTCGAATCCTTTGCCTTTTTTCCATTTATTTAACAGGGAGATTGCTTCTACCTCTTTTGCCACTCTCATTCCTGCCTGATCTGTAGCAGACAATTCAAGAGTTCTAATATCCATGCCATCTTTACTCGATTCAACAGACTGATTATTCCAACGAATTTCTTTTTCAAAAAAATCTGCATGAAGCTCGGGATGAAGGAATCTAATACGTTCGCAAGTTTTGATTACTTCATTTAACTCTATAAGTCTGGCTCTATCATCTATAATTTTTATAGTAGCTCCAGGAGTTGAACGTTGCAATGAGATAAGATTATCAATGACAGAGGGATTGATCCTTTCTTTATTCCCTCCATTTCTATTAGAACATCTTAGGTGAATATATTGGCTGAGAGCCTGGTAATCTCTGTTTTCGGCAGTTTCAAGATGAGGAGTGTAGAAATTGAATTTAGCTACAAGTGGACTACTTTTGCCTGATGGAAATTCTTCTACACAAACATCCAACCCTTTTTCCTGTGCCTTTAAAATAAGGTTCTCCATTGAAGCGCCAAGGCTTATGAAGGAGAACAGATTATCAAAATCAGAACTTGCACTCGATTTCTTTTTATTTAAAAATAAATACAAGTTTCCCTTGTCATAGTACCATTGCCAGGGTTGATTGTTTCCCGGAGAAGGGGCTAAGAGGGCCGATGAAACTATTTCTTTTATTTCTGACTCATTAATTAATTTTTGTTTGTTATTTAATGTAAGATTTGATGAATTAATAATTGCTATTATTTCATCCTTATTTAGATAGGCATCCTCAAATCCTTTGGATTCAATAAGAGTTGGCTTTTTCTTATCCTTATTCCCAACTATCTGCTCAACATCCATATAATATCTTCCAGAATCAGAAAACTCATTGATGAAAATCCTTCTGCATACATCTGCAGTGAGGCCACCACCTAGGGTAACAGCTGATGCCAATTGTGGCCAAGTTGTAATAGTTTGTTCTATTTCAAACATTGAAGCTTTTAGTCTGCTTGAAAT
Coding sequences within it:
- a CDS encoding Rv1355c family protein → MQNKLITLIEQTEKQKAIYKPLLFRLKTEEEFVKFNHLIKSESNLMVFDELRGQVKELIKLRNPKKNMTVEEMEDEISNYFDKNDPDKLGVWAYYPWANKIVHLLDEEEFVEVRTNRNFYKITPEEKDILAQKKVGIIGLSVGQSVSVTMAMERSFGEIRLADFDILELSNYNRIRTPLSNLGVSKAIAVAREIAEIDPYIKVKCFPDGLHEGNMDKFFSEGGNLDLLIDECDGLDIKILARIKAKELRIPVVMEASDRCMLDVERFDLEPDRPLLHGLVDGLDIKKLKSLRTNEEKVPYLLAMIGIDTISSRLKASMFEIEQTITTWPQLASAVTLGGGLTADVCRRIFINEFSDSGRYYMDVEQIVGNKDKKKPTLIESKGFEDAYLNKDEIIAIINSSNLTLNNKQKLINESEIKEIVSSALLAPSPGNNQPWQWYYDKGNLYLFLNKKKSSASSDFDNLFSFISLGASMENLILKAQEKGLDVCVEEFPSGKSSPLVAKFNFYTPHLETAENRDYQALSQYIHLRCSNRNGGNKERINPSVIDNLISLQRSTPGATIKIIDDRARLIELNEVIKTCERIRFLHPELHADFFEKEIRWNNQSVESSKDGMDIRTLELSATDQAGMRVAKEVEAISLLNKWKKGKGFEKISGKNLDAASAIGFIALPRHSASSYLQGGRLVERLWLSATKYQLALQPLMAPILMFLKLKHNDLAGLPEHLLTELRDAREKYLKLLNIDENIAEIFLFRLAFAEPPTARSLRLPLEKLLLINKI